From one Gossypium hirsutum isolate 1008001.06 chromosome D08, Gossypium_hirsutum_v2.1, whole genome shotgun sequence genomic stretch:
- the LOC107932833 gene encoding endoglucanase 16-like precursor — translation MGTKTLFAAVLITWLAAFQCCNGHNFNYKEALTKSLMFLEAQRSGKLPADNRIHWRGDSALDDGKEANVDLVGGYYDAGDNVKYGMPMAFTITTLAWSAIAYEKELKAAGEMGNVHSAIRWGTDYFLKCGKKRGIFYVQVGDPVEDHKCWVRPETMKTPRTVLQINETVPGTEIAAETSAAMAASSIVFRYVDPPYARRLLNKAKSLFYFGKKNKGTFDGECPFYCSFSGYNDELLWAASWLYTATQDQKFRKFITEDAVSAVVDEFNWDLKYAGIQVLLSDTFLQSNDEALKIFKDHADSYICSVLPQSPYFKVPKTPGGLIHLRDGANLQYVTGVSFLFSIYGDLLQRHNVKVKCDCQEFDASTILNFAKQQMDYILGANPLGRSYMVGFGNNPPTQAHHRGASIPLSEANVDINCGMSFARWFNKNSPNPNELTGAILGGPDKQDKFSDLRWTSIYTEPCTYVNSLAVAGLAKLTCHK, via the exons ATGGGGACAAAAACATTATTTGCAGCTGTTCTTATTACATGGTTGGCTGCTTTTCAATGTTGTAATGGacataattttaattacaaaGAAGCCCTTACGAAATCCCTAATGTTCTTAGAAGCACAAAGATCGGGTAAACTCCCTGCTGATAATAGAATACATTGGAGAGGAGATTCTGCACTCGatgatggaaaagaagcaaaT GTAGACCTTGTTGGAGGATATTACGATGCCGGCGATAACGTGAAATACGGGATGCCGATGGCGTTTACGATCACTACCTTGGCTTGGTCCGCCATTGCTTACGAAAAGGAACTCAAAGCTGCAGGAGAAATGGGAAACGTTCATTCGGCAATTCGTTGGGGTACTGATTATTTCCTCAAATGTGGCAAAAAACGTGGCATCTTCTATGTTCAG GTTGGGGATCCTGTAGAAGATCATAAATGTTGGGTGAGACCAGAAACTATGAAGACACCGAGGACTGTGTTGCAAATTAATGAGACCGTACCTGGGACAGAGATTGCAGCTGAAACTTCAGCTGCAATGGCTGCTTCTTCTATTGTCTTTAGATATGTCGATCCTCCTTATGCACGTAGACTTCTTAACAAAGCCAAATCG CTTTTCTACTTTGGTAAGAAGAACAAAGGAACTTTCGATGGAGAATGCCCCTTCTATTGCTCTTTTTCTGGCTATAAt GATGAATTGTTGTGGGCTGCATCATGGTTATACACAGCCACACAAGATCAGAAGTTTAGGAAGTTTATAACAGAAGATGCAGTGAGTGCAGTTGTGGATGAGTTTAATTGGGATCTCAAATATGCTGGAATCCAAGTCCTCCTTTCCGAT ACTTTCCTTCAAAGCAATGATGAGGCTTTGAAAATCTTCAAGGACCATGCTGATAGTTATATTTGCTCTGTGCTTCCTCAAAGTCCTTATTTCAAAGTACCCAAGACTCCAG GTGGTTTGATCCATTTAAGAGATGGAGCTAACCTCCAATACGTTACCGGAGTTTCTTTCCTCTTCAGTATCTACGGTGACTTGCTTCAACGTCACAACGTAAAGGTCAAATGCGACTGCCAAGAGTTTGACGCCTCTACCATCTTAAATTTTGCTAAGCAACAA ATGGATTACATACTCGGGGCAAACCCACTAGGGAGATCATACATGGTAGGGTTCGGGAACAATCCACCAACACAAGCCCACCATAGGGGTGCATCGATACCATTATCGGAAGCCAACGTGGACATCAATTGCGGCATGAGTTTCGCCCGTTGGTTCAATAAGAACTCACCGAACCCTAACGAGTTAACTGGCGCCATCCTCGGTGGACCGGACAAGCAAGATAAGTTTAGTGATCTACGTTGGACGTCGATCTACACCGAGCCATGCACTTACGTTAACTCTTTAGCTGTGGCAGGTTTGGCAAAGCTTACTTGCCATAAGTAA